The proteins below are encoded in one region of Acidithiobacillus ferrooxidans ATCC 23270:
- the accB gene encoding acetyl-CoA carboxylase biotin carboxyl carrier protein, with protein MDIQFIRRLAELLEKSAIDEIEVVEGDSKVRITRHTAPAHPAPAITYAQPAPAMATTPTIVGTAPPPAAAVEVPPQGYMIKSPMVGTFYRASSPESPPFVEEGSMVKAGQTLCIIEAMKLLNEIEADVSGKVIKVLAGNGQPVEYGEPLFIIAPGD; from the coding sequence ATGGATATCCAATTCATCCGTCGCCTGGCCGAACTGCTGGAAAAGAGCGCCATCGACGAAATAGAAGTGGTGGAGGGCGACAGCAAAGTCCGGATCACGCGGCACACCGCGCCCGCCCATCCGGCACCGGCCATCACCTATGCCCAGCCTGCGCCAGCGATGGCGACCACGCCCACCATCGTGGGGACAGCGCCCCCCCCCGCGGCAGCGGTCGAAGTGCCGCCCCAGGGCTATATGATCAAATCCCCCATGGTCGGGACTTTTTATCGCGCATCCTCTCCGGAATCTCCACCCTTCGTGGAAGAAGGCAGCATGGTGAAGGCCGGCCAGACTCTATGCATCATCGAGGCCATGAAGCTGCTGAACGAAATTGAAGCCGACGTCTCCGGAAAAGTGATCAAGGTTCTCGCCGGCAATGGTCAGCCCGTCGAATACGGTGAACCCCTGTTCATCATCGCACCCGGGGATTGA
- the aroQ gene encoding type II 3-dehydroquinate dehydratase codes for MAASSPHVLVLHGPNLNLLGSREPGHYGQTTLAEIDAGMQTLAQGWGWRLHSLQSNAEHVLIDAVQEALPLGVTDIIINPAAFTHTSVALRDALAAVQIPFIEVHLSNIHGREPFRRHSYFSELAQGVIAGLGADGYFLALDAIHRRMKRHNP; via the coding sequence ATGGCTGCATCCTCTCCTCATGTCCTTGTACTGCATGGCCCGAATCTGAATCTGCTGGGCAGTCGTGAGCCCGGCCATTACGGGCAGACCACCCTCGCCGAGATCGATGCCGGGATGCAGACACTCGCGCAGGGCTGGGGCTGGCGACTGCACAGTCTGCAGAGCAACGCTGAGCATGTACTGATCGATGCGGTCCAGGAGGCCCTCCCCCTGGGCGTCACCGACATCATCATCAATCCCGCGGCATTCACCCACACCAGCGTTGCCCTGCGTGATGCCCTGGCTGCCGTCCAGATTCCGTTTATCGAAGTACATTTATCCAATATTCATGGTCGGGAACCCTTCCGCCGTCACTCCTACTTCTCCGAGCTCGCCCAGGGCGTCATCGCGGGACTGGGTGCGGATGGATACTTCCTGGCGCTGGATGCCATTCATCGGCGCATGAAACGCCATAACCCATAA
- a CDS encoding winged helix-turn-helix transcriptional regulator, producing MNSQTKQETTCPMDALLRLLMGPWTTYILWTLRQRGPTRFGMLKREVRGISSRMLTERLRTLEEAGVVFRVYRPSIPPEVTYGLTPRGLELREVLDALDTLARRWDSEDAGRKSIHREPVLPVTN from the coding sequence ATGAACAGCCAAACCAAACAGGAAACGACTTGCCCCATGGATGCACTGCTCCGCTTGCTGATGGGGCCATGGACCACATACATCCTCTGGACGCTGAGGCAACGCGGCCCCACCCGTTTCGGGATGCTCAAGCGGGAAGTGCGCGGCATTTCGTCCCGGATGCTGACGGAGCGTTTGCGCACCCTGGAGGAGGCCGGAGTGGTATTCAGGGTGTATCGTCCCAGCATTCCTCCGGAAGTGACCTATGGCCTGACACCGCGTGGACTGGAACTGCGGGAAGTGCTGGATGCCCTGGATACCCTGGCCCGGCGCTGGGATAGCGAAGACGCTGGCAGGAAAAGCATCCACCGGGAACCGGTCCTGCCTGTTACCAATTAG
- a CDS encoding ferritin family protein produces the protein MLYPELFKSLEAARWNMATDIPWEQFDRNLVSDEQLRTIKMNAVTEWSALPATEMFLRDNRSDSDFSAFMSIWFYEEQKHALVLMEYLRRFAPEYLPTEEELHNVRFEFDPAPAMETLMLHFCGEIRLTHWYKCAAQWHSEPVIRSIYEVLSKDEARHAGVYLKYMRRAIDRLGDSARLAFAKIGVLMANTKTAKALHPTNLHVNKAMYPEDSVQSHLPDPGWLEQWLDTQIHFDAIWEGKVVNGILRNLSALLETPIQSIKDLSRYRKVMSAAAHDASGHLVAG, from the coding sequence ATGTTATACCCTGAGTTGTTCAAATCGCTGGAAGCCGCGCGCTGGAACATGGCCACGGACATCCCCTGGGAGCAGTTTGACCGTAACCTGGTCAGCGATGAGCAGTTGCGCACGATCAAGATGAATGCGGTCACCGAGTGGTCGGCACTCCCGGCGACGGAGATGTTTCTCCGCGACAACCGGAGCGACTCCGATTTCTCGGCCTTCATGTCCATCTGGTTCTACGAAGAGCAGAAGCACGCCCTGGTGCTCATGGAATACCTGCGCCGCTTCGCGCCGGAATATCTGCCGACGGAAGAGGAATTGCACAATGTACGCTTTGAATTTGATCCGGCGCCAGCAATGGAAACCCTCATGCTGCATTTTTGCGGCGAAATCCGCCTGACACACTGGTACAAATGCGCGGCGCAGTGGCATAGCGAGCCGGTGATCCGCTCGATTTACGAGGTGCTATCCAAGGATGAGGCGCGGCACGCCGGTGTATATCTGAAATATATGCGGCGCGCCATTGATCGCCTCGGGGACAGCGCGCGTCTGGCTTTTGCCAAGATCGGTGTACTCATGGCCAATACCAAGACGGCGAAGGCATTGCATCCCACCAATCTCCATGTGAACAAGGCGATGTATCCCGAGGACAGTGTGCAGAGTCATCTGCCGGATCCGGGTTGGCTGGAGCAATGGCTGGATACCCAGATTCATTTCGACGCGATCTGGGAGGGCAAGGTGGTCAATGGCATTTTGCGCAATCTTTCCGCTCTGCTCGAAACGCCCATTCAGAGCATCAAGGATCTCAGCCGTTACCGCAAGGTGATGAGCGCCGCCGCCCATGATGCTTCCGGGCACTTGGTGGCGGGTTGA
- the ftsZ gene encoding cell division protein FtsZ produces MFELNECEQDGAVIKIIGVGGGGGNAINNMCAAGLEGVEFISANTDAQALRHSQASHTIQLGAQITRGLGAGADPEVGRKAAEEGRDEIRATLEKADMVFITTGMGGGTGTGAAPVVAAIARDMGILTVGVVTRPFNFEGKKRQQHALSGIDELSQYVDSLVIIPNEKLLSVLGKNISLKDAYQAADNILLGAVQGISELVTRPGLMNLDFADVRTVMSGMGLAMMGTASGRGENRAKDAATRAASSPLLDDINLAGARGILVNITAGMDLTLGEFEEVGELIRGYAADDANVKVGTVLDPELEGELRVTVVATGLQREPVRLAVENIRPRSAAIPATAADWRNLDKPTGMRQTERPTGSSVPAHGGNHTPNYADLDIPAFLRRQAD; encoded by the coding sequence ATGTTTGAACTCAATGAATGTGAACAAGACGGCGCTGTCATCAAAATCATCGGCGTCGGGGGCGGGGGCGGCAACGCCATCAACAACATGTGCGCGGCAGGATTGGAAGGCGTGGAGTTCATCAGCGCCAATACCGATGCCCAGGCGTTGCGCCACTCCCAAGCCAGCCATACGATCCAGCTCGGCGCTCAGATCACCCGCGGCCTCGGTGCGGGCGCAGATCCCGAAGTCGGGCGCAAGGCCGCCGAGGAAGGCCGTGACGAAATCCGCGCGACCCTGGAAAAGGCCGACATGGTCTTCATCACCACGGGCATGGGCGGCGGCACCGGCACCGGCGCCGCCCCCGTGGTGGCAGCCATTGCTCGCGACATGGGCATCCTCACCGTCGGCGTGGTCACCAGACCCTTCAACTTTGAAGGCAAGAAACGCCAGCAGCACGCCCTCTCCGGCATCGACGAGCTCTCCCAGTACGTGGACTCTCTAGTCATTATCCCCAATGAGAAACTGTTGTCCGTCCTTGGCAAGAACATCAGCCTCAAGGACGCCTACCAGGCCGCCGACAACATCCTTCTCGGCGCCGTGCAGGGCATCTCGGAGCTGGTCACCCGCCCCGGCCTGATGAACCTGGATTTCGCCGATGTCCGTACCGTCATGTCGGGCATGGGTCTGGCCATGATGGGTACCGCCAGCGGCCGCGGCGAAAACCGCGCCAAGGATGCCGCCACCCGCGCCGCCTCCAGCCCGCTGCTGGACGACATCAATCTCGCGGGAGCCCGCGGCATTCTGGTCAACATCACCGCCGGCATGGACCTGACTTTGGGCGAGTTCGAAGAAGTCGGCGAACTGATCCGTGGTTATGCGGCAGATGACGCCAACGTCAAGGTCGGCACCGTGCTGGATCCGGAACTGGAAGGGGAACTACGGGTTACGGTGGTCGCCACCGGATTGCAACGGGAACCCGTGCGGCTGGCGGTCGAGAATATCCGGCCACGGTCGGCAGCCATCCCGGCTACGGCGGCAGACTGGCGCAACCTTGACAAGCCCACCGGCATGCGCCAGACCGAACGCCCGACGGGTTCGAGCGTGCCCGCCCATGGCGGCAACCATACGCCGAACTACGCGGACCTGGACATTCCCGCCTTCCTGCGCCGTCAGGCGGACTAA
- the ftsA gene encoding cell division protein FtsA, with the protein MKRSNPELIVGLDIGTSKVACIVAQSRGGREAEIIGVGQHPSRGLKKGVVVDIESTVQAITRAVQEAELMAGVQIHGAIVGIAGGHIRGYNSHGIVAIKNKEVSNEDVGRVMDAARAIVIPQDQNVIHILPQEFMIDSQEGVREPVGMSGVRLEARVHIVTGAVSAAQNITKCVERCGLQVQDLVLEQLASADAVLTADEKELGVCLVDIGGGTTDIAIFRDGAVRHTAVIPIAGDQVTNDIALGLRTPPVEAEQIKKLYGCALGDLIEQDDEIPVPSVGTRPPRTISRRILGDIIEPRIKELFELIQAELRRTGYEDMVAAGVVITGGSSKLEGMAELAEEILHLPVRVGEPMHLPGMETVVRTPGHATGVGLVMYGLHNQVASQAEPLQNPAIAARENHMDTSFGGVFRKMRSWVQTSFG; encoded by the coding sequence ATGAAACGCAGCAATCCGGAACTCATCGTCGGTTTGGACATCGGCACCTCCAAGGTCGCCTGCATCGTCGCCCAGTCCAGGGGCGGCCGTGAGGCAGAGATCATCGGCGTCGGTCAGCATCCCTCCCGGGGCCTCAAAAAGGGTGTGGTCGTCGACATCGAATCCACCGTTCAAGCCATCACCCGCGCTGTACAGGAAGCGGAACTGATGGCCGGTGTGCAGATTCACGGCGCCATCGTCGGTATTGCCGGCGGCCACATCCGCGGCTACAACAGCCACGGCATCGTCGCCATCAAGAACAAGGAAGTCAGCAATGAGGATGTCGGTCGGGTCATGGACGCCGCCCGTGCCATCGTCATTCCCCAGGACCAGAACGTCATCCACATCCTCCCCCAGGAATTCATGATCGACAGTCAGGAGGGCGTCCGTGAGCCGGTCGGCATGTCCGGCGTGCGCCTGGAGGCACGGGTGCACATCGTCACCGGTGCCGTGAGTGCGGCACAAAACATCACCAAGTGCGTCGAACGCTGCGGCTTGCAGGTACAGGATCTGGTCCTCGAACAGCTCGCCTCCGCCGATGCCGTCCTCACCGCTGATGAGAAAGAACTCGGCGTCTGTCTGGTGGACATCGGCGGTGGCACCACGGACATCGCTATCTTCCGCGATGGCGCCGTTCGCCACACCGCCGTCATCCCCATTGCCGGCGATCAGGTTACCAACGATATCGCCCTCGGCCTGCGCACCCCGCCCGTCGAAGCCGAACAGATCAAAAAGCTCTACGGCTGCGCCCTCGGTGATCTGATCGAGCAGGATGATGAAATCCCCGTCCCCAGCGTCGGCACCCGCCCGCCGCGGACCATTTCGCGGCGTATTCTCGGCGACATCATCGAGCCCCGCATCAAGGAGCTTTTCGAGCTGATCCAGGCGGAACTGCGCCGCACCGGCTACGAAGACATGGTCGCCGCCGGAGTGGTCATTACCGGCGGCTCCAGCAAACTGGAAGGCATGGCCGAACTGGCCGAAGAAATCCTCCACCTGCCGGTGCGCGTCGGCGAGCCCATGCATTTGCCGGGTATGGAAACCGTCGTCCGGACTCCGGGCCATGCCACGGGTGTCGGTCTGGTCATGTACGGGCTGCACAATCAAGTGGCGAGTCAGGCCGAGCCACTTCAGAACCCGGCCATCGCGGCCCGGGAAAACCATATGGATACCAGCTTCGGCGGCGTTTTTCGCAAGATGCGCTCCTGGGTACAGACGAGCTTTGGCTGA
- a CDS encoding cell division protein FtsQ/DivIB, translating into MVSVMRDYRHGQQPQHPAATLRKPPRPKAEAAPPKVRRAIPWRLYGRVLFGGIGISALAWGGWMGWNWVREPQVMPISTLTISGISARIPLPEVNAALRPYVGQGFLWIHPDQVRRAIDALPWVADAEVRRVWPDRLQIRIKSYTPVARWLSGAGQMVDGQGQVFSVPPRQVPAGLPNLEGPADSGSELIAQLATFNGIVAPLGVKVTSLQEDRRGGWRCILSNQVRLLLGSENILPALKRWVAIAPQVKEYLVPGATMDLRYTNGFAVAMPAAATVSSQ; encoded by the coding sequence ATGGTTAGCGTCATGCGCGATTACCGACATGGGCAGCAACCGCAACATCCTGCCGCCACCCTCAGAAAACCGCCCAGACCCAAAGCCGAGGCGGCTCCGCCCAAAGTACGCCGGGCCATTCCGTGGCGGCTTTATGGCCGCGTGCTCTTTGGCGGAATCGGTATCAGCGCCCTCGCGTGGGGGGGCTGGATGGGCTGGAACTGGGTGCGTGAACCACAGGTCATGCCCATCAGCACCTTGACCATTTCTGGCATATCGGCGCGGATCCCGCTGCCCGAGGTGAACGCCGCCCTCAGACCCTACGTGGGTCAGGGTTTTCTCTGGATCCATCCGGATCAGGTGCGACGGGCAATCGACGCCCTCCCGTGGGTAGCGGATGCCGAAGTCCGCCGGGTCTGGCCCGACCGGCTGCAGATCCGGATCAAATCCTACACACCCGTAGCCCGCTGGCTGAGCGGTGCGGGACAGATGGTGGATGGCCAGGGTCAGGTGTTCAGCGTTCCCCCCCGGCAGGTACCGGCAGGACTTCCGAACCTCGAAGGCCCGGCCGACAGCGGTAGTGAACTGATCGCCCAACTCGCCACTTTCAACGGTATCGTCGCCCCGCTCGGCGTCAAGGTGACATCCCTTCAGGAAGACCGGCGCGGCGGCTGGCGCTGCATTCTCAGTAATCAGGTGCGCCTGCTGCTGGGCAGTGAAAACATCCTTCCCGCCTTGAAACGCTGGGTGGCCATCGCCCCCCAGGTCAAGGAATACCTCGTGCCGGGGGCCACCATGGACCTGCGCTACACCAACGGCTTTGCGGTCGCCATGCCCGCGGCGGCCACCGTCAGCAGTCAGTAA
- a CDS encoding D-alanine--D-alanine ligase, which yields MSDLARIAVLYGGPSGEREVSLDSGHAVLQTLQGLGMDAVGVDIQPAILQQQMAESGAQIAFNVCHGAVGEDGLLQACLETLDMPYTGSGVLASALAMDKWRCKQLWRAAGLPVTDGILLHRGSHTPDLGARFGWPLYIKPNHGGSSLGVSKVGGPAELDAALQCAFAIEDEVLCEGAVIGHEVTVGILDGQALPPIVIETPRAFYDYTAKYLADDTRYLLPSGLGAPLEQQLQALALRAFAELGCRDWGRVDFMIGGDGRPHLLEVNSVPGMTSHSLIPMAAKATGMGFPELCATILRTAQRRVKHG from the coding sequence ATGTCTGATTTAGCCCGCATCGCCGTACTTTACGGAGGCCCCTCCGGAGAACGCGAAGTCTCTCTCGACAGCGGTCACGCCGTGTTGCAAACCTTGCAGGGGCTGGGCATGGATGCCGTCGGCGTCGACATCCAGCCGGCCATCCTCCAGCAGCAAATGGCCGAAAGCGGAGCACAGATCGCCTTCAACGTCTGCCATGGCGCGGTAGGCGAAGACGGTCTGTTGCAGGCCTGCCTGGAGACTCTGGATATGCCCTACACCGGCAGCGGTGTCCTCGCCTCCGCTCTCGCCATGGATAAATGGCGCTGCAAGCAGCTCTGGCGAGCCGCCGGTTTACCGGTGACCGACGGCATCCTGCTGCATCGCGGCAGCCATACGCCCGACCTCGGCGCCCGCTTCGGCTGGCCCCTGTACATCAAGCCGAACCACGGTGGCTCCAGCCTCGGGGTCAGCAAAGTCGGCGGCCCGGCGGAATTGGATGCGGCCTTGCAGTGCGCCTTCGCCATCGAGGATGAAGTCCTCTGCGAGGGTGCCGTCATCGGTCACGAAGTCACCGTCGGCATCCTCGATGGCCAGGCGCTGCCGCCGATCGTCATCGAAACGCCCCGGGCCTTCTATGACTACACCGCCAAGTATCTCGCCGACGATACCCGTTATCTCCTGCCCTCCGGCCTCGGCGCTCCGCTGGAGCAGCAGTTGCAGGCACTTGCGCTCCGAGCCTTTGCCGAGCTCGGCTGCCGCGACTGGGGGCGGGTCGACTTCATGATCGGCGGCGACGGTCGACCCCATCTGCTGGAAGTCAACAGTGTGCCCGGCATGACCAGCCACAGCCTGATTCCCATGGCCGCCAAAGCCACCGGCATGGGCTTCCCGGAATTATGCGCCACCATACTGCGCACCGCGCAGAGGAGAGTGAAACATGGTTAG
- the murB gene encoding UDP-N-acetylmuramate dehydrogenase — protein MMHAIGGRLRLGEPMHRHTSWRVGGPADRFYLPGTLEDLQAFLQHFATAPITWLGLGSNVLVRDGGLRGTVICLANTLDAITLDASGLIHAGAGAGAVKIAHFAAKAGLAGAEFLAGIPGTLGGCLTMNAGANDGDTWSLVEWAEVLHPDGRVQRLSRSEFQVGYREVQGQGAACFIAAGLRLSPEDSDIVLQRLRAWQERRAATQPLEWPSCGSVFRNPPGDHAARLIEAAELKGLRYGDAEVSTQHANFIINRGAARAEEIEALVANVQQEVLNRFGIELQPEMRVIGEVADV, from the coding sequence ATGATGCATGCCATTGGTGGCCGTCTGCGCCTGGGGGAACCCATGCATCGCCACACCAGTTGGCGGGTCGGCGGGCCGGCCGACCGCTTCTATCTGCCCGGCACACTGGAAGATTTGCAGGCTTTCCTACAGCATTTCGCCACTGCCCCCATCACCTGGCTCGGGCTGGGTAGCAATGTGCTGGTGCGGGATGGCGGCCTGCGCGGTACCGTCATTTGCCTGGCCAACACCCTGGATGCAATCACCCTCGATGCGTCCGGCCTGATTCATGCCGGCGCCGGCGCCGGCGCCGTCAAGATCGCTCATTTCGCGGCCAAAGCCGGGCTTGCGGGCGCCGAGTTCCTCGCCGGCATACCCGGCACCCTGGGCGGCTGTCTGACGATGAATGCGGGAGCCAACGACGGCGACACCTGGAGCCTGGTGGAATGGGCCGAGGTCCTGCACCCCGATGGCCGGGTGCAACGCCTGTCCCGCTCCGAGTTCCAGGTGGGTTACCGCGAGGTGCAGGGTCAGGGCGCTGCGTGCTTCATCGCCGCGGGACTGCGCCTGTCGCCCGAAGACAGCGACATCGTCCTGCAGCGCCTGCGTGCCTGGCAGGAACGCCGCGCCGCCACTCAGCCCCTGGAATGGCCGAGCTGCGGTTCCGTCTTCCGCAATCCACCCGGCGATCATGCCGCCCGGCTCATCGAAGCGGCGGAACTCAAGGGCCTGCGTTATGGGGACGCCGAAGTCAGCACCCAGCACGCCAATTTCATCATCAACCGCGGTGCCGCCCGCGCCGAGGAGATCGAGGCACTGGTGGCCAACGTACAACAAGAGGTCCTCAACCGCTTCGGCATCGAGCTTCAGCCGGAGATGCGGGTCATCGGGGAGGTGGCCGATGTCTGA
- the murC gene encoding UDP-N-acetylmuramate--L-alanine ligase: protein MRNWVRQIHMVGIGGSGMRGIAEVLLNLGYAVSGSDLRPGNSTLRLTDLGARIFSGHEAANVRGADVVVISSAIPESNPEVQAARELRIPVIRRAEMLAELMRFKQGIAIAGTHGKTTTTSLVASILGAGGLDPTFVIGGRLKSAGTHAALGSGEYLVAEADESDASFLYLSPVMAVVTNIDADHMETYGGSLDNLRGAFLQFLQRLPFYGLAVLCTDEAVVAGLIPELRTPVLRYGFGADADLQARDVTVQGIGSRFAVWRRVDSDYVHWLDVELGIPGRHNVLNALAAIGIASKVGIPESTIATALADFRGVGRRFELVGTFDGITVVDDYGHHPREIAATIAAARSVWPERPLVVAFQPHRYSRTQALFADFVSSLAAADRVILTDIYSAGEKALPGVTGRALAEAMAAQGMSVRFLPDLLTAPQQIRAELPAGAVLLTLGAGSIASLAAQWPQVFGEDPS, encoded by the coding sequence ATGCGTAACTGGGTACGACAAATCCACATGGTCGGAATCGGCGGCAGCGGCATGCGCGGCATAGCCGAGGTGCTGCTGAATCTCGGCTATGCCGTCTCCGGTTCTGATCTGCGACCCGGCAATTCCACCCTGCGCCTGACGGATTTGGGGGCGCGGATCTTCAGCGGCCACGAAGCAGCCAATGTGCGCGGCGCCGATGTGGTCGTGATTTCTTCGGCCATTCCCGAAAGCAATCCCGAGGTGCAGGCCGCCCGCGAACTGCGCATCCCCGTCATCCGCCGCGCCGAGATGCTGGCGGAACTAATGCGCTTCAAGCAGGGCATCGCCATCGCCGGCACCCACGGCAAGACCACCACCACCAGCCTGGTGGCCAGCATCCTCGGCGCGGGCGGACTGGACCCCACCTTCGTCATCGGCGGCCGCTTGAAGAGCGCCGGCACCCATGCCGCCCTCGGCAGTGGCGAATATCTGGTGGCAGAAGCGGACGAATCCGATGCATCCTTCCTCTATCTCTCGCCCGTCATGGCGGTCGTCACCAACATCGACGCCGATCACATGGAAACCTACGGCGGTAGCCTCGACAATCTGCGCGGCGCCTTCCTGCAATTTCTCCAGCGCCTGCCCTTCTACGGCCTCGCCGTCCTCTGCACCGATGAAGCCGTGGTCGCCGGCCTCATCCCCGAATTGCGCACCCCCGTGCTGCGCTACGGTTTCGGTGCCGATGCGGATTTACAAGCGCGTGATGTCACCGTGCAGGGCATCGGCAGTCGCTTCGCCGTGTGGCGACGGGTGGACAGCGACTATGTCCACTGGCTGGACGTAGAACTGGGCATCCCCGGCCGCCACAACGTCCTCAATGCCCTCGCCGCCATCGGCATCGCCAGCAAGGTGGGCATACCGGAATCCACCATTGCCACTGCTCTGGCCGACTTTCGTGGGGTCGGCCGCCGCTTTGAGCTGGTCGGTACATTCGACGGAATTACCGTGGTGGATGATTACGGCCATCACCCCCGGGAAATCGCCGCCACCATCGCCGCAGCCCGCTCCGTATGGCCGGAACGGCCGCTGGTGGTGGCCTTTCAGCCCCACCGCTACAGCCGCACCCAAGCGCTCTTCGCTGATTTCGTCAGCAGCCTGGCGGCAGCGGACCGGGTGATTCTGACGGACATTTACAGTGCTGGCGAAAAGGCCCTGCCCGGCGTCACCGGCCGCGCCCTCGCCGAGGCCATGGCCGCCCAGGGCATGAGCGTCCGTTTCCTGCCTGATTTACTCACGGCGCCGCAACAAATCCGCGCCGAACTCCCCGCCGGGGCCGTACTACTGACCCTCGGTGCCGGCAGCATTGCCAGTCTGGCGGCACAATGGCCCCAGGTTTTCGGGGAGGACCCCTCATGA
- the murG gene encoding undecaprenyldiphospho-muramoylpentapeptide beta-N-acetylglucosaminyltransferase: MADSVLIAAGGTGGHVFPALAVADALRAQGVEVTFAGTATGMEARLVPERGYTLHTLDMQGLRGKGIRRWLRAPWRVSRAILQARRILRQTRSHVVLGMGGYVTAPVGIAAWTLGRPLCLHEQNAVAGLSNRLLAPLARRVFLGFPGARLARGEWVGNPVREAIHALPTPQERFHDRKGPVRLLIMGGSQGAQVLNAVSAAALSGMTDAERPAIWHQTGRDHAESTRAAYAQARIDAKVEPFIDDMAAALGWADLALCRAGAATIAELAAAGLGAILIPFPFAVDDHQAANARFLEKAGAARMLRQEGLDALQLRDVLRPLLADPELRLRWAEAARRQAKGDAAATVAAACIECAGGIDA; this comes from the coding sequence ATGGCTGACAGCGTCCTGATCGCAGCGGGTGGCACCGGAGGCCATGTCTTCCCGGCACTGGCGGTCGCCGATGCGCTGCGCGCCCAGGGCGTGGAAGTGACTTTTGCGGGGACGGCCACCGGAATGGAAGCGCGCCTCGTGCCTGAGCGTGGCTACACGTTACATACTCTGGATATGCAGGGCCTGCGCGGCAAGGGCATCAGACGCTGGTTGCGCGCGCCGTGGCGGGTGAGCAGGGCCATTCTGCAGGCACGCCGGATTTTGCGGCAGACCCGGAGCCATGTGGTCCTGGGTATGGGGGGTTATGTCACCGCACCCGTCGGCATCGCCGCCTGGACCTTGGGGCGCCCGCTCTGTCTGCACGAACAGAATGCCGTCGCCGGGCTCAGCAACCGTTTGCTGGCCCCACTGGCCAGGCGTGTTTTTCTCGGCTTCCCCGGCGCCCGCCTGGCCCGCGGTGAGTGGGTGGGGAATCCGGTGCGCGAGGCCATTCACGCCTTGCCGACACCACAGGAACGCTTTCATGACCGCAAAGGTCCGGTGCGCCTGCTCATCATGGGTGGCAGCCAGGGTGCCCAGGTACTGAACGCAGTCAGTGCCGCCGCTCTGAGCGGCATGACCGACGCCGAGCGCCCTGCCATCTGGCATCAGACGGGCAGGGATCACGCGGAAAGCACCCGGGCGGCTTACGCGCAGGCGCGTATCGACGCCAAGGTAGAACCTTTCATAGACGATATGGCAGCAGCGCTGGGCTGGGCCGACCTCGCCCTCTGCCGCGCCGGTGCCGCCACCATCGCCGAACTGGCCGCCGCAGGTCTCGGCGCCATCCTGATCCCCTTCCCCTTCGCAGTGGACGATCATCAGGCCGCTAACGCCCGTTTCCTGGAAAAGGCCGGTGCGGCCCGCATGCTGCGTCAGGAGGGACTGGACGCCCTGCAACTGCGCGATGTGCTGCGTCCCTTGCTGGCCGACCCGGAACTCCGCCTGCGCTGGGCGGAGGCGGCACGCCGGCAGGCCAAGGGCGACGCCGCCGCCACCGTTGCGGCAGCATGTATAGAATGTGCGGGAGGCATAGATGCGTAA